One Fusarium musae strain F31 chromosome 6, whole genome shotgun sequence DNA segment encodes these proteins:
- a CDS encoding hypothetical protein (BUSCO:EOG09263SZM) produces the protein MPAPSRPAGALFRNLARSSRRPLALPLPASHTIAASITTSPTPRWHSTSSPNSSQNFSSVNPDEVSHFNALAADWWDPHGSSRLLHLMNPLRHDFIRACHRTDPDSPTRDLTFLDIGCGGGIFAESAARLPTTRHVTAIDPTPEVLAVARSHARKDPGLRSKLEYRQASIENLPLPATPQEAYDVVSLFEVIEHIDAPGAFLDRVRPFVKPGGWLVMSTIARTWMSWFTTNFMAEDVLGIVPKGTHDWNKYLNEEELRTFLAGRGWSHPMVQGVIYVPGLGWKQVDGSEKVGNYFFAVRKSEA, from the coding sequence ATGCCGGCTCCGTCCCGGCCGGCGGGTGCCCTCTTCCGCAACCTCGCCCGATCAAGTCGGCGGCCTTTAGCCCTCCCATTGCCGGCGAGCCATACCATCGCAGCCTCTATTACGACATCGCCAACACCTCGATGGCACTCCACGTCCTCGCCCAACTCGTCACAGAATTTCTCCTCTGTCAACCCCGATGAGGTCTCGCACTTCAATGCGCTCGCCGCCGACTGGTGGGATCCTCATGGGTCCTCCCGGCTACTTCACCTCATGAATCCTTTGCGTCATGACTTCATTCGCGCTTGTCACCGCACCGACCCCGATTCTCCCACTCGAGACCTGACATTCCTTGATATTGGCTGCGGCGGTGGTATCTTTGCCGAAAGTGCAGCTCGTCTACCGACCACGAGACATGTCACTGCTATCGATCCCACCCCCGAAGTGCTCGCTGTGGCACGTTCACACGCTCGCAAAGATCCTGGCCTTCGCTCCAAACTCGAATATCGGCAAGCATCAATAGAaaatcttcctcttcctgcgACACCACAAGAGGCCTACGATGTGGTCTCTTTGTTCGAGGTTATCGAGCATATCGATGCTCCAGGCGCATTCCTGGACAGGGTGCGCCCCTTCGTCAAACCTGGTGGATGGCTTGTTATGAGCACCATCGCACGAACGTGGATGAGTTGGTTTACCACCAATTTCATGGCCGAGGACGTTCTGGGCATTGTTCCCAAGGGAACACACGACTGGAACAAGTATCTCAACGAGGAAGAGTTGCGAACTTTCCTCGCCGGTCGAGGCTGGAGCCACCCAATGGTGCAGGGTGTGATATATGTCCCCGGGCTTGGCTGGAAGCAGGTCGATGGCAGTGAAAAGGTAGGTAACTACTTCTTTGCTGTGCGTAAATCCGAGGCCTGA
- a CDS encoding hypothetical protein (EggNog:ENOG41): MSRRGINRTGNSSTELPEYEPPTCPLTDVARRKLHDLSNTRSTAAYQQQINESVRLLGFSISDIHERLRVQREELARLKARREEKETEKSEDEQRLEAHLPELEERINTLTAASEQAIRDMIDRRAELEDEDVMFSELYDKASAEAAQQRQVDAQRGEQDGEQDDEQEPLAATSLLEIYKELRQKKDAEYTKMSAHQRYALNNDYAGFKKLWHDAMAGDEGPPLPDASRWFTSDGEPIMTIDVKGAGAGGGDDDDDIAVEREVKSINCPLTLQPMKDPYTNRNCKHTFEKAALLEYLPMRGESQCPQAGCSQKFTRARFDHEFFQDQAMARRIKRVRLAQQQQEMMDEDDEGDGDDELRVRGSQAVPGRPLKRERRGE, from the exons ATGTCTCGGAGAGGCATCAACCGCACTGGTAATTCATCTACAGAGTTACCTGAGTACGAACCACCAACATGTCCACTCACCGATGTTGCTCGCCGTAAGCTGCACGACTTGTCAAACACCCGCTCAACGGCTGCATATCAACAGCAGATCAACGAATCTGTCCGATTGCTTGGCTTTAGCATCAGTGATATACACGAGAGATTGCGCGTGCAGCGTGAAGAGCTGGCCCGTCTAAAAGCCCgaagagaggagaaagagacaGAGAAATCCGAGGACGAGCAACGCCTTGAAGCTCATCTCCCTGAACTGGAGGAGCGCATCAACACACTGACAGCGGCATCGGAACAGGCCATTCGTGATATGATTGATCGCAGAGCCGAattggaagatgaagatgtcatGTTCAGCGAGTTGTATGACAAGGCCAGTGCAGAAGCTGCCCAACAAAGACAAGTGGACGCTCAGCGAGGCGAGCAGGACGGCGAGCAGGACGACGAGCAGGAGCCGCTGGCTGCAACAAGCCTACTTGAAATCTACAAAGAACTGCGCCAGAAGAAAGACGCTGAATATACTAAAATGTCCGCCCACCAGCGTTATGCTCTCAACAACGACTACGCTGGCTTCAAAAAGCTGTGGCACGATGCTATGGCTGGCGATGAGGGGCCTCCACTGCCCGATGCCTCACGCTGGTTTACTTCCGACGGCGAACCTATCATGACTATTGATGTCAAAGGAGCCGGTGCCGGGGGCggagacgacgacgatgatattGCTGTTGAGCGCGAGGTCAAGAGCATTAACTGCCCCTTGACACTACAACCCATGAAGGATCCTTACACCAACCGAAACTGCAAACATACATTCGAGAAGGCCGCTCTGCTCGAGTATCTACCCATGCGAGGAGAGTCTCAATGTCCACAAGCAGGATGCTCGCAG AAATTCACGCGTGCGCGATTCGACCACGAGTTCTTCCAGGACCAAGCCATGGCGCGCCGTATCAAGCGTGTTCGTCTggcacagcagcagcaggaaatgatggacgaagatgacgaaggcGACGGCGACGACGAACTTCGAGTTAGAGGCTCACAGGCTGTCCCCGGAAGGCCGCtcaagagggagaggagaggagaatGA
- the RIB3 gene encoding 3,4-dihydroxy 2-butanone 4-phosphate synthase (BUSCO:EOG09263Z8I), giving the protein MPATIPQNQFDSIPDSIEAFRNGEFLVVLDDPSRENEADLIIAAEDVTTEKMGFLIHHSSGYVCAPLSPDITTSLDLPQMVPDNQDLRGTAYTISVDSADPSVSTGISARDRALACRTLADPNARPDSFRRPGHVLPLRSRPGGVRQRPGHTEAAVDFCRLAGKAHAAVICEIVDVGEEAPGQALRHNHGMLRGEDCITFARKWGLKVCTIADLVAYLEKTEGKLEANGAESNGN; this is encoded by the exons ATGCCCGCAACAATCCCCCAGAACCAGTTTGACTCAATCCCCGACTCGATCGAGGCTTTCC GGAATGGAGAATTCCTCGTCGTGCTTGATGACCCTTCACGAGAAAACGAAGCCGATTTGATTATTGCTGCTGAAGATGTTACAACCGAGAAGATGGGTTTCCTTATCCACCACTCCTCCGGCTACGTCTGCGCTCCTCTCTCCCCCGATATCACTACCTCTCTCGACCTTCCTCAGATGGTCCCCGACAACCAGGACCTTCGAGGTACCGCCTACACCATCTCAGTTGATTCAGCCGACCCCTCCGTCTCAACCGGAATCAGTGCTCGCGACCGCGCTCTAGCCTGCCGCACACTCGCCGACCCCAACGCACGCCCTGATAGCTTCCGCCGTCCAGGCCATGTCCTTCCTCTGCGATCCCGCCCTGGTGGCGTTAGACAGCGACCGGGTCATAccgaggctgctgttgactTCTGCCGACTAGCTGGCAAGGCCCATGCCGCGGTTATCTGCGAAATTGTCGACGTCGGCGAGGAGGCCCCTGGTCAGGCTCTTCGTCATAATCATGGCATGTTGAGAGGCGAGGATTGTATCACTTTCGCCCGAAAGTGGGGTTTGAAGGTCTGCACCATTGCTGATTTGGTCGCATACCTTGAGAAGACTGAGGGAAAGCTCGAGGCCAACGGCGCTGAGTCCAATGGCAACTAA
- a CDS encoding hypothetical protein (EggNog:ENOG41) yields the protein MTRLLDNVNLLNEAHENGPDETIEERCFAAALVCLEGHYTQSPPMGPQTAAKVSSMITKTLEKTHTIRKAREAISRNVAIWIWLTRIFAAAIPSLTTRSVGPLSSLNDPEKGVTPQESTALIVMNHATIKEDIATLIKLMHIARNLLVNAEPEVPQDICAAVHFDQMVYQTIILCVNVTSKGYDGEILDENQRLKLGDVTELYKKLLVTSLQQAHNWTAKHDRNKMSFWFDVLFDDDGALSGPEDSLGDGSGFRPDVAKRQVQHWLDRNSKLCDTARKLLKDYAQNQASKPPGNLAPIRPLAWNWLPDGSVDVPGDVANTEDKINPVWKPDETDKFEQDRAYGRVSREVDTWWLNARDPNYEEWLVLMPSVEFAQSRLEHCRNNLVHRYAHSCGTDHSPPPGVVEEEELSEHEHCHHCEHDDHEHDHEHHLDHHHDHHHECNHDHDDHDHGHEDDQECVCQCDHDHDHDHHHHHHDHDHEYAHDYVEDIMDEEDADDDESYGEGPLTGLLTEVPNILDPKQIEALHMIVKSCILDNAGSGLTRAGENLQKTRCRMFLALDCGKSLLREMLVFIAVWEKDEQSLIFQVTTQIVEALHHSALIPYAWNSLRIPKDIISPAQTVLLRLVNHMFRARINNNSASQETKDNSRDIKLVHFFLSFFRSRIVPECAALMHLQAQIREENCDPSEFPVDSWDMERAKDGLAQYLDFLTTVAEMLDTRAKLIEWEAIYDLITILTGLEAGVPKKPLIELPKRSPRNDSDGNPMVERPYAATDDGIPPSPPPPPLQEPAHKFPWSGIKGQIFTIIATLLQPPQGQSSPGNPDVQMQMVKYNGIVPLLNCCAYDDHNPYAKERVTICLKWLLDGCEAANNFFRELVNLSPPPNLRPAPGGTTVSTIRVDGIQGEVKVQVRSSTSAPGEQDTNDIVDGAGRIDLSQPSGRGSIEDDFMA from the exons ATGACCCGACTTCTCGACAACGTCAATTTGCTGAACGAGGCTCACGAGAATGGACCTGATGAAACTATCGAGGAGCGATGCTTCGCTGCCGCCCTCGTCTGCCTTGAAGGCCACTACACTCAGTCTCCTCCCATGGGCCCTCAGACAGCAGCTAAAGTGAGCTCTATGATCACAAAAACATTGGAGAAAACACACACAATACGCAAGGCTCG CGAGGCCATCTCAAGAAATGTGGCGATTTGGATCTGGCTCACAAGAATTTTTGCAGCCGCCATACCGAGCCTCACCACACGATCTGTAGGGCCGCTGTCGAGCCTAAACGATCCGGAGAAAGGCGTCACCCCTCAGGAGAGCACTGCCTTGATTGTCATGAACCATGCGACAATTAAGGAGGATATAGCGACTCTCATCAAGCTTATGCACATTGCCAGGAATCTCCTCGTGAATGCTGAGCCCGAGGTGCCGCAAGACATCTGCGCGGCGGTTCACTTTGATCAAATGGTATATCAGACCATCATTCTCTGTGTCAACGTAACGAGCAAGGGCTACGACGGAGAGATTCTCGATGAGAACCAGAGATTAAAACTCGGTGATGTCACAGAGCTAT ACAAAAAGCTGCTGGTAACGTCGTTACAGCAAGCCCACAACTGGACTGCAAAACACGACAGGAACAAAATGTCGTTCTGGTTTGATGTCCTatttgatgatgacggcgCACTTTCGGGTCCCGAGGATAGTCTAGGCGATGGCTCAGGCTTCCGGCCAGACGTGGCAAAGCGACAGGTCCAGCATTGGCTTGATAGGAACTCCAAGCTATGTGACACTGCCAGGAAGCTGCTCAAAGATTACGCCCAGAACCAAGCCTCAAAACCGCCCGGCAACCTCGCCCCGATTAGACCTCTGGCTTGGAACTGGCTCCCGGACGGCTCTGTGGATGTTCCTGGAGATGTTGCCAACACcgaggacaagatcaacCCAGTGTGGAAGCCCGATGAGACGGACAAATTCGAACAAGATCGTGCATATGGGCGCGTCTCGAGAGAAGTTGATACCTGGTGGCTGAACGCCCGTGACCCTAATTACGAAGAATGGCTAGTCCTGATGCCGTCTGTCGAGTTTGCCCAGAGCCGCCTGGAACATTGTCGCAATAACCTCGTGCATCGATACGCGCACTCTTGTGGAACAGACCACTCTCCGCCGCCaggtgttgttgaggaggaagaactcTCGGAACACGAGCATTGCCATCACTGTGAACATGATGATCATGAGCATGATCATGAGCACCATCTCGATCATCACCACGACCATCACCACGAGTGTAACCATGACCATGACGACCACGACCATGGCCACGAAGATGACCAGGAGTGCGTATGCCAATGTGATCATgaccatgatcatgatcaccaccatcaccatcatgatcatgatcaCGAGTATGCTCACGACTACGTGGAGGATAtcatggatgaagaagacgcaGACGACGACGAATCTTATGGAGAGGGGCCACTCACCGGTCTGCTAACTGAGGTGCCCAACATCCTGGATCCCAAACAAATCGAGGCTCTGCACATGATTGTAAAGTCATGTATTCTGGACAACGCCGGTTCAGGGTTGACTCGAGCAGGCGAGAACCTCCAGAAGACCCGGTGTCGCATGTTCCTGGCCCTCGACTGCGGAAAGAGTCTTCTCAGAGAGATGCTAGTCTTCATTGCTGTCTGGGAGAAGGATGAGCAGTCTCTCATCTTCCAGGTCACTACTCAGATTGTGGAGGCCCTTCATCACAGCGCTCTGATTCCATACGCCTGGAACTCGCTGCGTATTCCCAAGGATATCATCTCGCCCGCTCAGACTGTCCTTCTGCGACTTGTCAACCACATGTTCAGAGCTCGCATAAACAACAACTCAGCTTCTCAGGAGACAAAGGACAATTCCCGTGACATTAAGCTTGTTCACtttttcttgagcttctttcgaAGCCGTATCGTCCCCGAATGTGCCGCCCTCAtgcatcttcaagctcaaaTTCGGGAGGAGAACTGTGACCCTTCCGAGTTTCCAGTGGACAGTTGGGATATGGAACGTGCCAAGGATGGTCTGGCTCAGTATCTTGACTTTCTCACGACCGTTGCTGAGATGCTGGACACTCGAGCCAAGCTGATCGAGTGGGAGGCCATCTACGATCTTATCACGATATTGACTGGATTGGAGGCTGGAGTGCCCAAAAAGCCTCTTATTGAGCTCCCCAAGCGGTCGCCTCGGAATGACAGTGACGGCAACCCTATGGTCGAGAGACCATACGCTGCTACAGATGACGGAATCCCCCCatcgccaccaccacctcctctaCAGGAGCCAGCGCATAAGTTCCCCTGGTCCGGGATCAAAGGACAAATCTTTACCATCATCGCCACTCTCTTACAGCCACCTCAAGGTCAGAGCAGCCCCGGAAACCCTGAcgtgcagatgcagatggtCAAGTATAACGGAATCGTGCCTCTCCTCAACTGCTGCGCCTACGATGACCACAACCCATATGCCAAGGAGCGAGTGACGATTTGTCTCAAGTGGCTGCTGGACGGCTGCGAGGCTGCCAACAACTTCTTCCGTGAACTTGTCAATCTCTCACCACCGCCTAACCTTCGGCCTGCCCCTGGCGGTACCACCGTGTCAACGATAAGGGTTGATGGCATCCAGGGCGAAGTCAAGGTGCAGGTCCGCTCAAGTACGTCTGCACCAGGCGAACAGGATACTAATGACATTGTGGACGGAGCTGGCAGGATTGATCTCAGCCAACCCAGTGGACGAGGCAGCATTGAAGATGATTTCATGGCATAA
- a CDS encoding hypothetical protein (EggNog:ENOG41~BUSCO:EOG09263KB4), whose translation MGDLPTTFDKPVHIAVIGGTGLGQLEGFEPVAALNPITPWGTPASPIQILSHKGSYVAFLARHGVHHQFAPHEVPNRANIAALRHIGVRSVIAFSAVGSLQEEIKPMDFVVPDQVIDRTKGIRPFTFFEGGVVGHVGFADPFDAGLAKVVKACAAHMEGDGVILHEKGTVIVMEGPQFSTRAESNMYRSWGGSVINMSTLPEAKLAREAELAYQVIAMATDYDCWHSFEDVNVELVIKYMKANNENAKRLVAGVLDRLAELENSDLVQAKHWAGASQGAVKFMTKPAGRDPEAMKKVEYLFPGFWEG comes from the exons ATGGGTGACCTCCCCACTACGTTCGACA AGCCTGTCCATATCGCCGTAATTGGCGGTACTGGTCTCGGTCAGCTCGAAGGCTTCGAGCCCGTCGCTGCTCTCAACCCTATTACACCTTGGGGAACCCCGGCCTCGCCGATCCAGATACTCTCCCACAAAGGTAGCTACGTCGCTTTCCTTGCTCGCCACGGTGTTCACCATCAGTTTGCCCCTCACGAGGTCCCGAACCGCGCAAACATCGCTGCTCTACGACATATCGGTGTTAGATCCGTCATTGCCTTCTCCGCCGTCGGTTCTTTGCAAGAGGAGATCAAGCCTATGGACTTTGTCGTCCCGGACCAGGTCATTGATCGCACAAAGGGCATCCGTCCCTTTACCTTCTTTGAGGGTGGTGTAGTTGGACACGTTGGCTTCGCCGACCCTTTCGATGCAGGCCTTGCCAAGGTGGTCAAGGCTTGTGCAGCTCATATGGAAGGTGACGGCGTCATATTGCACGAGAAGGGCACGGTCATTGTCATGG AAGGACCACAGTTCTCAACTCGCGCCGAGTCCAACATGTATCGATCTTGGGGAGGATCTGTTATCAACATGTCGACCCTTCCTGAAGCCAAGCTTGCCCGCGAGGCCGAACTGGCCTATCAGGTGATTGCCATGGCCACCGATTATGATTGCTGGCATTCATTTGAGGATGTTAATGTTGAGCTGGTCATCAAGTACATGAAGGCTAACAACGAAAATGCCAAGCGACTCGTAGCGGGTGTCTTGGATCGACTTGCTGAGCTCGAGAACAGCGACCTGGTTCAAGCAAAGCACTGGGCTGGCGCCTCTCAAGGAGCCGTCAAATTCATGACCAAGCCAGCTGGCCGTGATCCCGAGGCCATGAAGAAGGTCGAGTACCTTTTCCCTGGCTTCTGGGAGGGATAA
- a CDS encoding hypothetical protein (MEROPS:MER0016549), producing MAVHRLICSPLYIRFLVASALVSLSFAQFIPSSDAEARNLTVVRSPANRDVTVSYKTPEGVCSTAFDSQKQYTGWVSVPGDYPTNLFFWFVEARERTDSLTIWLNGGPGSSSLYGFFTGNGPCEVVEKGLNEYETLVREWGWDRASNMLFIDQPNQVGFSYDTPTDGTLNFLSQNVTEPPVSYPELPEWLVPNGTFSSNNGNFTANTTETAAMAVWHMVQGFLTTFPQYQPASRSRNNSLGINLFAESYGGRYGPIFAETFVQQNARRESGELPRNSTIDVHLSSLGIVNGCVDMEIQVPYYPAFASDNTYGYKALSDSDAKFNLDKFSAEGGCRDLLQKCATDASVSDPEGEGNEESINEICFEAQSSCNDIQNAYSSSGRGWYDLAAPLADPFPPMTFLEYLNQDSVQKAIGSPINFTMTNINVNLEFQSTGDQARGGNIARLASLLNSGVRIALIYGDRDYICNWLGGEAVSQSLASEAGGEYSIRFPDAGYAPIIVNDSYIGGVVRQFGNLSFSRVYQAGHAVPAYQPETAFQIFARIILGTSISTGKDIDAATYNTTGDANATHTEDLPKQLNPTCYVRNFQGSCDEGAQELVKDDKGTVVNGILYTSKEDWPLQAETTETPTTSTSDPSSTSDMTGVYTATETPDAAAWSPPNSGLVVAIAGVLVLQAVA from the exons ATGGCGGTTCATCGCCTCATTTGTTCTCCTCTTTATATACGATTTTTGGTTGCTTCTGCCTTGGTGTCCCTATCATTCGCACAATTCATCCCTAGCTCCGATGCTGAGGCGCGTAACCTCACAGTCGTCCGTTCACCAGCAAATCGGGATGTGACTGTCTCTTATAAAACTCCCGAAGGCGTCTGTTCTACAGCATTCGACTCTCAAAAGCAGTACACAGGTTGGGTGTCGGTTCCCGGGGATTATCCAACCAATCTCTTCTTTTGGTTCGTCGAGGCTCGTGAGCGGACTGACAGTCTCACTATCTGGCTCAATGGAGGACCAGGATCCAGCTCACTCTATGGTTTCTTCACCGGCAACGGGCCTTGTGAAGTTGTCGAGAAAGGGTTAAATGAATACGAAACGCTTGTACGAGAATGGGGCTGGGATCGAGCCTCTAACATGCTCTTTATCGATCAG CCCAACCAAGTTGGCTTTTCATACGATACGCCTACCGACGGCACACTAAACTTTCTCAGTCAAAATGTTACTGAGCCTCCAGTGTCCTACCCGGAGCTTCCAGAATGGCTCGTTCCCAATGGCACTTTCAGTTCCAACAATGGAAATTTTACTGCCAATACTACTGAGACCGCTGCCATGGCCGTTTGGCATATGGTCCAGGGCTTCTTGACCACGTTCCCACAGTACCAGCCTGCCTCGCGTTCTCGCAACAACTCACTTGGCATCAATCTCTTTGCCGAGAGTTATGGTGGTCGCTACGGCCCTATCTTCGCGGAAACCTTTGTACAGCAAAACGCACGACGGGAGAGCGGGGAGTTGCCACGCAATTCAACCATTGACGTCCATCTCAGTTCTCTCGGCATCGTCAATGGTTGCGTTGATATGGAGATCCAAGTACCTTACTATCCAGCATTTGCCAGTGACAATACATATGGCTATAAAGCTTTATCTGATAGCGACGCCAAGTTCAACCTCGACAAGTTCTCTGCTGAAGGCGGCTGTCGCGATCTTCTTCAAAAATGCGCCACCGATGCATCAGTCAGCGATCCCGAGGGCGAAGGGAACGAGGAATCCATCAATGAGATCTGCTTTGAGGCTCAAAGTAGCTGCAATGACATTCAAAACGCCTACTCTAGTTCAGGTCGTGGCTGGTACGATCTTGCTGCGCCCCTAGCCGACCCTTTCCCACCTATGACATTCTTGGAATACCTTAACCAAGACTCTGTGCAAAAAGCTATCGGTTCTCCTATCAACTTTACAATGACCAACATAAACGTCAATCTCGAGTTCCAATCCACGGGCGATCAGGCTCGTGGCGGCAATATCGCCCGTCTAGCTTCTCTCCTTAATTCAGGAGTACGGATTGCCCTGATATACGGAGATCGTGACTATATATGCAATTGGCTTGGCGGAGAAGCTGTTTCGCAAAGCCTGGCCAGCGAAGCAGGCGGCGAATACAGCATTCGCTTCCCTGACGCTGGATACGCACccatcatcgtcaatgaTTCATATATTGGTGGTGTTGTTCGTCAGTTCGGCAACCTATCTTTCAGTCGTGTCTACCAAGCAGGCCACGCTGTGCCTGCTTATCAGCCTGAGACTGCCTTCCAGATTTTTGCTCGTATCATCCTTGGCACTTCAATTTCTACTGGCAAGGACATTGATGCCGCCACGTATAATACTACAGGTGATGCCAATGCGACGCATACTGAAGATCTTCCCAAGCAATTGAACCCAACGTGCTACGTCCGGAACTTTCAAGGCAGTTGCGATGAGGGTGCCCAGGAACTAGTCAAGGATGACAAAGGGACTGTGGTCAACGGCATACTGTATACCTCGAAGGAAGATTGGCCGCTACAAGCAGAGACGACGGAGACACCAACGACATCAACTTCAGATCCCAGCTCAACATCGGATATGACCGGTGTATATACAGCAACTGAAACACCTGATGCTGCAGCATGGAGCCCGCCCAATTCAGGGCTAGTTGTTGCCATTGCTGGCGTTCTGGTATTGCAGGCTGTGGCATGA
- a CDS encoding hypothetical protein (EggNog:ENOG41), producing MMAKPWNEYQGTITKLYIKEGRTLKDVRNIMKLKYNFDASIRSYRQHFDIWGVGKYTCKKREERRRRSVNKSLSLSPSQSLADVIIKQEEASSPASSSGSSPVSRRSSDQKPLPVLKQPILYPYFFQDQMRSQDDAQAKIDASRAPLWERLDIDMLRSSQNAQAMLPSCVYPSV from the exons atgatggccAAGCCATGGAACGAATACCAAGGAACTATCACCAAGCTGTACATCAAGGAGGGTAGAACACTCAAGGATGTCCGCAACATTATGAAGTTGAAGTACAACTTTGACGCTTC AATCCGCTCATATCGACAGCATTTTGATATTTGGGGAGTAGGCAAGTATACTTGCAAGAAACGAGAAGAGCGCCGTCGCCGATCCGTCAACAAGAGCCTGTCCCTCTCCCCATCACAGTCTCTCGCAGACGTCATCATAAAACAGGAAGAGGCAAGCTCGCCAGCTTCTTCGTCAGGCTCCAGCCCCGTAAGCCGACGCTCATCAGACCAGAAACCTCTGCCTGTGCTGAAGCAGCCCATCCTCTACCCATACTTTTTCCAGGACCAGATGCGCTCTCAAGACGATGCCCAGGCAAAGATTGATGCTTCCCGGGCGCCGTTGTGGGAACGCCTGGACATAGACATGCTTCGCAGTTCCCAGAATGCTCAAGCCATGCTGCCGTCGTGCGTATATCCCTCTGTTTAG